The genomic DNA cgCATTTCTTTAAGCCCAGATTAGAGGGTTGTTTCGAAATCACGCGAACtccctggtattttttttttgtctttttatcaCATAACCCCGAAATCAATATGCAAACGTTAAGAATGATTACTAGAAGGTTTGCTTTAAGTTAGGAGGTAATTTAATGGTTACTTACACCAAAAAGATCGAGCAGAAATCGCCTGCAGAGCCACGTGTGAAAAATTGTCGCACCTCTGTCGATGCTTAACTATGGTTTACCGACTGTTCGACCGTATTTAAAAGCATACGATTAAATTGAAGggatgaacaataatatttatgtaCCCCAGGCCCGTTGTTGTTATATTGGAAATCTACCTAAATCGTACGTAACGTAAGCGCTGGCGTTGCAGAGCGGGATCAATGTTTGAAGGCACAATTCTTCCGTGAATAAAGCCTCAGCTAAATTTATAATGATTCTATGTTAACAGTAGAAAAGATACTTACTCTTAAATCGTTTGGAACTTCTACATTCGACTGTGATCGTCCTTTCCTGCGTCTGCTTTTGTGTACTGTCTGTTGTTGACGTTCCAGTTGATTTCTCAACATTTCATTTTCGTTTCGAAGACTTGCATTCGCCTCTTCCAATTTCTTCTGTCCTTCTTGAATCGACTCAAGCCTCCTATTCATCGTTTCCATCAACACAAGTTGTCTTTCTTGAAGTGGATTTGATGGATCCATAGCGAAAATCAAAAAACCAACGTAAGTAAACTCTCTGAGGTAAACGCACGCCGCTTACATGTAGATCGATGGCAAGTGAAATGCACGTGTGGCTTGTCTCCCGGGAAGCATGGGATTGGCTACCATACATTCATGACGTCAGAGTGTTTGTCACGCAAGAGAAACAACTCTTTCGCGATCGCACTTCATAGCACAATGCTGTGTTCGAGCACTAGTATTAATGATGAGGATTCGCGGATTTCTTCTTTGGGTTTCGAAACACCAACCTCCCTTGATTTTCTTGCTAACAAATGCGATGCTTGTGGGAAATCCTTTCTTCATTCATCTTCTTACcgacgtcatttgaaaactcCATGTCGATCCCGAAAGCGACGTCGACTATGGCTTCCTGAGGAAAGTGACAACGAAGAACTAGAAGATGATGGCGTCTCAGCTTTATTGGATGCTTCTCTGAGTGAAAACATCGGTAAGTTTTGCATGTTCCGGGAACGTGAAAACAATGAATCCTATgacagggtcgtaacgaggtatgGGATCACATAAAAAGAGCCGGGATCAGGGACCACAGCCCTAGGATCTGGAATCACAACGCTCGGGATCAGGATCAGCAGTATTTTTCATGGAATGaagggatcagggatcaaatttTTGCGGGTTCAGGGATCAAGCCTATTGACGATTGCttgtctcctttttttttccctatcAGATGATTGTCCAGAATTTGGGAGTGTGAACTTTATGAATCAAGAGTCTTCTGATGAAATAGATACAACAGCAAATGCTGAGGTATTCAGTCATTCCTATTATTTTTAAACTCTAAATCTTTTCCTTGGTAATGTCAACAATGATGCTTAAttgactttttttatttatttattattatttttttaatttaaagggAAGGCCATTCCAAGAGGTCTCTGAAAGTGAATCGGAGAACAATGACGTACCCAAGTCTAGTGATGAAGACCAGAATGATGAAATCAATACATTTGATGATGAAATCAATGAAGATAGTTCACTTCATTGGAAGGAAGAAGACATACAAGGGCTTATGCAAGATCTTAATGAACCTCTCCCAGACCCTCCTTATGAACAACCAATTTTAACTCGCATCAATTTTCTGCTACGTTGGCTGTGCTGTTTTATTTTATACTGGCAAGTTGTTACTCGTGTTAGTGATACAGCAGTGGAGTGGCTTCTTTTATTTCTCGGAAAGTTCTTTGAAAGTTTGGGGAACGGATTGGACTCTGAGCTTTTGAAGAACCttgtccttttttttccaaCGAGTATGTATATGTTGCACAGGATCGCTATGGTGCAAAAAGATGACTTTGAAAAATTTGTTGTCTGTTCAAAGTGTGCAAAACTATATCACTTGGATGAATGcttggaaagaaaatttggAACAGTTCTCCCAAAGCATTGCTCCAACATTCTGTTCCCTCTTGGCAAAGCTAAGCACTGTGGAACTAAGCTGGTTAACAAAGTCATCCTTAAAAATGGTGCCACTAGATTTTACCCAGTGAAGGTTTACTGCTGGAAGAGTATTATTAGCCAGTTAGAAAGTATTTTGCAACGAACAGGAATTCCAGAAGTTTGTGAACAGTGGCGGACAAGGCTAGTTGAAGAGGACATACTTGCAGATGTGTATGATGGGGACATATGGAAGAGTTTCAAGTGGAAAGATGGAAGTGACTTCTTTAGTGTGGAACGCCGCTATGGGTTAATGCTAAATGTCGATTGGTTTCAGCCATTTAAGCGCCGAAGTGATTATTCAGTTGGTGTCATTTATTTTGTTATCATGAATTTGCCTCGTTCAGAAAgatttaaatttgaaaacgtcATCCTTGGAGGTATTATTCCAGCACTGGACTGTGAACCAAAGCTGCACACATTTTTAAACCCATGTGTAGATGAGCTAAATGGATTGTGGAAGGGAGTTCGAGTCACTACCAGCCTCTCTATAGTTCCTTTAAAAGTGATTGCTGCTCTTCTTTGCGTTGCAGCAGACATTCCTGCCACGCGTAAAGTGTGTGGCTTCATAGGACATTCTGCAAACAGAGCCTGCTCAAAATGTTTCAAGTTTTTTGGTGGTGGATTTAAACAAAAGAAGGACTTTTCAGGATTTAGTGATCGCCTTTCATGGCCAAAGAGGGATGGAATGACTCACAAGAGAAATTGCGAAAAACTTCTAACTGCCAAAAGTAAGGCAGAATATGCTAGGCTATCACGAATGTATGGAGTTCATTTAAGTGCACTGACAAAACTTGAATATTTTGACTGTGTTCGCTTTCACGTCATTGACCCAATGCATAACTTATTCCTCGGAACGGCTAAATACGTCTTCAAACTTTGGACTGAGAATGTGCTCAGCAAGGAGCAACTGAAGGAAATAAGTAAGAAGATTGAAGAACTTAACACAGCAACATGCATTGGGAGAATACCCAGAAAGATTGCAACAAACCATGGAAATTTCACAGCTGAAGAATGGAAAAATTGGACTTTAACATTTTCTATGTATGCACTTTATGGAATTCTTCCGGACAGTCACCTTCGCATTTGGGAGAGCTTTGTCCTTGCCTGCAGGATTCTTTGCCAGCCAGTACTTAGGAAGCAAGAAATTAACAAAGCAGATGCTTTGTTGGTTAATTTCTGTCTGGGCATGGAGAAATTATATGGAAAGAAATTTTTGACCTGTAATATGCATCTACACTGCCACCTCCATACAGTCTTGTTAGATTATGGTCCAGTGTTTGGATTTTGGTTATTTTCTTTTGAACGTTACAATGGTCAACTAGGATCTACCCGTACCAACAATCGCTCAGTTGAGATTCAGTTTATGCGAGACTTTCTTAAGGAGCGGTTCCTTCTTCCGTGTTCAGGAAATCTACCTAACCTTTACGAGGACACATTCTTGCCTGTCTTCAACAGAGATGACAAAGGGAAAAGTTCATTCACAGAGAACATGCTTCACCATTACTATAGATTTTCTCAGGTCCTGAGCTTTTCTGGTATGCTGTGGTATGATAATTCAAATGTAAGAGCCCTAGCTTGTTATCAATCTGATCTACTAAAGCCTGAGTACATTGATGGGCTGTTTCTGGTGTATCATGCATTGTATCCAGAAATCAGAAACATTGACATTAGTGATCTCCACTTTACCATCAAGaaattttcatcaattttcATTGGAAGTGAAAAGTTTGGCTCCAAGGGTGAGTCAAGGAATTTGAGGAGTGCAAGAGTTCTTGCCTCATGGCACACAGGTGATGGAAGTATCAGTCCAACATCTCCCCTTGCTCCTGGGGTTGTGGACTACTATATTTGTCACAGATTAACTTTAAATGGTGTTGAAAGAGAACACTATTTTGCCTTTACTCGGTGGTTTAAGAAGCATCCAAACAAACATCACCTAGGCTGTTTTAATACGCTACCAGTGTGGGATGCCACCAACTTTGAGCAGATAGGCCCAGCTTCCTTTTTGCCTGTTCATCGCATTCACAGCCTTTTTACCGGGACAACACTCTCTGTTGACAATGTGAAGCTCATGGTAGTTTGCCCCATTCCACGCCGTGCCAATATATCATTAGCAAATTAAATACTGAACTTCTTAGAGCACCTTGGAGCATTTATTTTAGATTTCTCAAGCTTGTTTTTGAAGCAGGGACAACTTTAAGGGTGACAGTTGTGATTCCTCCATTTTGATAATTAAGCAATGTCAAGATGTTTTTGTACATGCTCTCAGATTGAGAGATTAAGGTCATGTGATTTGTTGTCTATTTAAATGTGTTAATTTTCCCTCTTAAGGCCTGTAAATGTACATGGGCCAATGTTCAGGATAAGGCTCTCCACAATGTATTGTTATTGTATTATTaatgtattaaatatttttaatagtGATCAATGCTTCGCTTAGTTTTCATTGAA from Montipora foliosa isolate CH-2021 chromosome 7, ASM3666993v2, whole genome shotgun sequence includes the following:
- the LOC138011822 gene encoding uncharacterized protein isoform X1; the protein is MTSECLSRKRNNSFAIALHSTMLCSSTSINDEDSRISSLGFETPTSLDFLANKCDACGKSFLHSSSYRRHLKTPCRSRKRRRLWLPEESDNEELEDDGVSALLDASLSENIDDCPEFGSVNFMNQESSDEIDTTANAEGRPFQEVSESESENNDVPKSSDEDQNDEINTFDDEINEDSSLHWKEEDIQGLMQDLNEPLPDPPYEQPILTRINFLLRWLCCFILYWQVVTRVSDTAVEWLLLFLGKFFESLGNGLDSELLKNLVLFFPTSMYMLHRIAMVQKDDFEKFVVCSKCAKLYHLDECLERKFGTVLPKHCSNILFPLGKAKHCGTKLVNKVILKNGATRFYPVKVYCWKSIISQLESILQRTGIPEVCEQWRTRLVEEDILADVYDGDIWKSFKWKDGSDFFSVERRYGLMLNVDWFQPFKRRSDYSVGVIYFVIMNLPRSERFKFENVILGGIIPALDCEPKLHTFLNPCVDELNGLWKGVRVTTSLSIVPLKVIAALLCVAADIPATRKVCGFIGHSANRACSKCFKFFGGGFKQKKDFSGFSDRLSWPKRDGMTHKRNCEKLLTAKSKAEYARLSRMYGVHLSALTKLEYFDCVRFHVIDPMHNLFLGTAKYVFKLWTENVLSKEQLKEISKKIEELNTATCIGRIPRKIATNHGNFTAEEWKNWTLTFSMYALYGILPDSHLRIWESFVLACRILCQPVLRKQEINKADALLVNFCLGMEKLYGKKFLTCNMHLHCHLHTVLLDYGPVFGFWLFSFERYNGQLGSTRTNNRSVEIQFMRDFLKERFLLPCSGNLPNLYEDTFLPVFNRDDKGKSSFTENMLHHYYRFSQVLSFSGMLWYDNSNVRALACYQSDLLKPEYIDGLFLVYHALYPEIRNIDISDLHFTIKKFSSIFIGSEKFGSKGESRNLRSARVLASWHTGDGSISPTSPLAPGVVDYYICHRLTLNGVEREHYFAFTRWFKKHPNKHHLGCFNTLPVWDATNFEQIGPASFLPVHRIHSLFTGTTLSVDNVKLMVVCPIPRRANISLAN
- the LOC138011822 gene encoding uncharacterized protein isoform X2 encodes the protein MQDLNEPLPDPPYEQPILTRINFLLRWLCCFILYWQVVTRVSDTAVEWLLLFLGKFFESLGNGLDSELLKNLVLFFPTSMYMLHRIAMVQKDDFEKFVVCSKCAKLYHLDECLERKFGTVLPKHCSNILFPLGKAKHCGTKLVNKVILKNGATRFYPVKVYCWKSIISQLESILQRTGIPEVCEQWRTRLVEEDILADVYDGDIWKSFKWKDGSDFFSVERRYGLMLNVDWFQPFKRRSDYSVGVIYFVIMNLPRSERFKFENVILGGIIPALDCEPKLHTFLNPCVDELNGLWKGVRVTTSLSIVPLKVIAALLCVAADIPATRKVCGFIGHSANRACSKCFKFFGGGFKQKKDFSGFSDRLSWPKRDGMTHKRNCEKLLTAKSKAEYARLSRMYGVHLSALTKLEYFDCVRFHVIDPMHNLFLGTAKYVFKLWTENVLSKEQLKEISKKIEELNTATCIGRIPRKIATNHGNFTAEEWKNWTLTFSMYALYGILPDSHLRIWESFVLACRILCQPVLRKQEINKADALLVNFCLGMEKLYGKKFLTCNMHLHCHLHTVLLDYGPVFGFWLFSFERYNGQLGSTRTNNRSVEIQFMRDFLKERFLLPCSGNLPNLYEDTFLPVFNRDDKGKSSFTENMLHHYYRFSQVLSFSGMLWYDNSNVRALACYQSDLLKPEYIDGLFLVYHALYPEIRNIDISDLHFTIKKFSSIFIGSEKFGSKGESRNLRSARVLASWHTGDGSISPTSPLAPGVVDYYICHRLTLNGVEREHYFAFTRWFKKHPNKHHLGCFNTLPVWDATNFEQIGPASFLPVHRIHSLFTGTTLSVDNVKLMVVCPIPRRANISLAN